The genomic window ACGTCAATTCAGATCATCGTACCGGACAGGCTGTAGGGTGGACTAGGCATACCTCCACCGCACCTCACCAGGGCCCGTTTCCGTGGCTTCCGGTCACGCGCCTCTGGGAGCGCCGCCGTGGGCCCCAAGCAATGCCAACTCGTTGAGCAGTCGGGCGATGTCAGCATCTGCCTGGCACTCCCACACCACCCTGACTCTCCATCCCATCTTCTCCAACTCACTCCATTCTGCCTGATCCCGTTCCTTGTTCCGCGTCAGCTTGCGCGTCCAGTAGCTCTGATTCGTCGCAGGAATGCGAGTGCGCTTACAGCCATGAACATGCCAGAAGCAGCCGTTCACGAATATGGCCATTTCATACCTGGGCAGCACAATGTCGGGTTTACCTGGCAGGTCAGCGCGATGAAGCCGATACCTGTACCCCGCCCTGTGAAGCGCACGCCTTACACGCATCTCAGGCGACGTGTCGCGCGACTTCACCTGCGCCATGATCCAGCTCCTGGTATCGTGATCAAATGTGTCGCTCATTGACGTCCTCCTCGACTCTAGGTTCGCCCCACACGCGCGCTGGCCTCTCGCCCACCAGACCCACCTGCTGCTAACGATACGACGATAGGTTCCGCACGCACGAGCCTATGAGGACGGTATTCTCTCATAGTGGGCGTGGTTCCTACTGTAATATGTAATACTGCGCACCACTTCTGTCCCTCACCGAATACCCCCGGATTATCGCAGGAGGTGTATCAAGCCTCCCGGAGAATCAAGGTGCGCACGCGCCAAGGCGCCGCCGTCTGCTGGTCCCCTTCGACAGCTGAGTGGACTGCCTGGCGCGAGGCCGACTGGAGGAGATTAGCGATGCGCCGAACTCTGCCGCTGACAGCTCTTCTGTTGATGATCCTAGCAGTACCGGCAATCATGCAGGCTGCACATTCACCGCTGTCCGTCGCGTCGCTAGAGCCGGGACTGGAGTGCGTTTGGGCGCTCCAGAAGCCGAAGGGTCCCGTTGCGCTGATGGCGTGGTGGACAGATGACACTGGGGCGCCTATCGATCCTGGCAGTCTCGATGGCTTTAGCATCATGCCTGCTTCTCAGCTTGTGGAGGCATCGTCGGGAATCGCCATGTACGATGCCGCGGGCAACCTGCTTCATATGGTTACAATAGGCACACGCCCGGAGTTCACGG from Clostridia bacterium includes these protein-coding regions:
- the vsr gene encoding DNA mismatch endonuclease Vsr; this translates as MSDTFDHDTRSWIMAQVKSRDTSPEMRVRRALHRAGYRYRLHRADLPGKPDIVLPRYEMAIFVNGCFWHVHGCKRTRIPATNQSYWTRKLTRNKERDQAEWSELEKMGWRVRVVWECQADADIARLLNELALLGAHGGAPRGA